In the Leifsonia sp. 466MF genome, one interval contains:
- the rplV gene encoding 50S ribosomal protein L22, whose translation MVESIARVRHIRVTPMKARRVVNMIRGKQAQEALAILKFAPQSASEPVYKLVASAIANARVKADQSNTYLDEQDLYVSRAFVDEGTTLKRFQPRAQGRAFRINKRTSHITVVLATPDEAEAAPVSKKASK comes from the coding sequence ATGGTGGAGTCGATCGCCCGCGTGCGACACATCCGCGTTACCCCCATGAAGGCCCGCCGCGTCGTCAACATGATCCGCGGCAAGCAGGCTCAGGAGGCCCTGGCCATCCTGAAGTTCGCCCCCCAGAGCGCGAGCGAGCCTGTCTACAAGCTCGTCGCCTCGGCCATCGCCAACGCGCGTGTCAAGGCCGACCAGAGCAACACCTACCTGGACGAGCAGGACCTGTACGTGAGCCGCGCCTTCGTGGACGAGGGGACCACCCTCAAGCGGTTCCAGCCGCGTGCACAGGGCCGGGCCTTCCGCATCAACAAGCGCACCAGCCACATCACGGTCGTCCTCGCGACGCCGGACGAGGCCGAGGCCGCCCCCGTCAGCAAGAAGGCGAGCAAGTAA
- the rpsL gene encoding 30S ribosomal protein S12, whose protein sequence is MPTIQQLVRKGRTPKVTKTKAPALKANPQQRGVCTRVYTTTPKKPNSALRKVARVKLSNGTEVTAYIPGEGHNLQEHSMVLVRGGRVKDLPGVRYKIVRGALDTQAVKNRKQARSRYGAKMEKK, encoded by the coding sequence GTGCCAACCATTCAGCAGTTGGTCCGTAAGGGCCGGACGCCGAAGGTCACCAAGACCAAGGCTCCCGCCCTTAAGGCCAACCCGCAGCAGCGCGGCGTGTGCACGCGTGTGTACACCACCACCCCCAAGAAGCCGAACTCGGCGCTCCGCAAGGTCGCCCGTGTGAAGCTGTCGAACGGGACCGAGGTCACCGCTTACATCCCCGGTGAGGGCCACAACCTGCAGGAGCACTCGATGGTGCTCGTCCGCGGCGGTCGTGTGAAGGACCTCCCGGGTGTCCGCTACAAGATCGTTCGTGGCGCCCTGGACACCCAGGCCGTGAAGAACCGCAAGCAGGCTCGCAGCCGTTACGGCGCGAAGATGGAGAAGAAGTAA
- the rpsS gene encoding 30S ribosomal protein S19 — translation MPRSLKKGPFVDEHLFRKVVAANEANSKNVIKTWSRRSMIVPAMLGHTIAVHDGRKHIPVFVTETMVGHKLGEFAPTRTFRGHVKDDKKGRRR, via the coding sequence ATGCCACGCAGTCTCAAGAAGGGCCCCTTCGTCGACGAGCACCTGTTTCGCAAGGTGGTCGCCGCGAACGAGGCCAACAGCAAGAACGTGATCAAGACCTGGTCGCGCCGCTCGATGATCGTCCCGGCCATGCTGGGTCACACCATCGCGGTGCACGACGGTCGCAAGCACATCCCGGTGTTCGTCACCGAGACCATGGTCGGTCACAAGCTCGGCGAGTTTGCGCCGACCCGCACCTTCCGTGGACACGTGAAGGACGACAAGAAGGGTCGCCGCCGCTGA
- the rpsJ gene encoding 30S ribosomal protein S10, which yields MAGQKIRIRLKSYDHEVIDTSARKIVDTVTRAGATVVGPVPLPTEKNVVVVIRSPHKYKDSREHFEMRTHKRLIDIIDPTPKAVDSLMRLDLPADVNIEIKL from the coding sequence ATGGCGGGACAGAAGATCCGCATTCGGCTTAAGTCGTATGACCACGAGGTCATCGACACCTCGGCGCGCAAGATCGTCGACACGGTGACCCGTGCCGGCGCGACCGTCGTCGGCCCGGTGCCGCTTCCCACCGAGAAGAACGTGGTGGTCGTCATCCGTTCGCCCCACAAGTACAAGGACAGCCGCGAGCACTTCGAGATGCGCACGCACAAGCGGCTGATCGACATCATCGACCCGACGCCGAAGGCCGTCGACTCGCTCATGCGTCTCGACCTGCCCGCCGACGTCAACATCGAGATCAAGCTCTAA
- the rpsC gene encoding 30S ribosomal protein S3, whose protein sequence is MGQKVNPYGFRLGITTDHVSRWFSDSTKPGQRYSDYLAEDVKIRRLLQTSLDRAGVSRIEIERTRDRVRVDIHTARPGIVIGRRGAEAERIRADLEKLTGKQIQLNILEVKNPEADAQLVAQGIAEQLSARVAFRRAMRKGLQGAQRAGAKGVRIQVSGRLGGAEMSRSEFYREGRVPLHTLRANIDYGFYEAKTTFGRIGVKVWIYKGDITNKELAREQANQKPSRERNDRPRRGGRGNAPETAGAPAAAGVEA, encoded by the coding sequence ATGGGTCAGAAAGTCAATCCGTACGGCTTCCGTCTGGGGATCACCACCGACCACGTGTCGCGGTGGTTCTCCGACAGCACCAAGCCGGGTCAGCGTTACAGCGACTACCTCGCCGAGGACGTCAAGATCCGCCGTCTGCTTCAGACGTCGCTCGACCGCGCGGGCGTGTCCCGCATCGAGATCGAGCGCACCCGTGACCGCGTCCGCGTCGACATCCACACCGCCCGCCCGGGCATCGTGATCGGTCGTCGTGGCGCCGAGGCCGAGCGCATCCGCGCCGACCTCGAGAAGCTCACGGGCAAGCAGATCCAGCTGAACATCCTCGAGGTGAAGAACCCCGAGGCCGACGCCCAGCTCGTCGCGCAGGGCATCGCCGAGCAGCTCTCCGCCCGCGTGGCCTTCCGCCGCGCGATGCGCAAGGGTCTGCAGGGCGCGCAGCGTGCCGGCGCCAAGGGTGTCCGCATCCAGGTGTCCGGCCGTCTCGGCGGCGCCGAGATGAGCCGCTCCGAGTTCTACCGCGAGGGTCGTGTGCCGCTGCACACGCTCCGCGCCAACATCGACTACGGCTTCTACGAGGCCAAGACCACCTTCGGTCGCATCGGTGTGAAGGTGTGGATCTACAAGGGCGACATCACGAACAAGGAACTGGCTCGCGAGCAGGCCAACCAGAAGCCGTCGCGCGAGCGCAACGACCGTCCGCGTCGCGGTGGCCGGGGCAACGCCCCCGAGACCGCTGGCGCGCCGGCCGCAGCAGGAGTTGAGGCATAA
- the tuf gene encoding elongation factor Tu: MAKAKFERTKPHVNIGTIGHVDHGKTTLTAAISKVLADKYPSATNVQRDFASIDSAPEERQRGITINISHVEYETPKRHYAHVDAPGHADYIKNMITGAAQMDGAILVVAATDGPMAQTREHVLLAKQVGVPYLLVALNKSDMVDDEEILELVELEVRELLSSQDFDGDNAPVVRVSGLKALEGDEKWVQSVLDLMDAVDNSIPDPVRDKDKPFLMPIEDVFTITGRGTVVTGRAERGTLAINSEVEIVGIRPTQKTTVTGIEMFHKQLDEAWAGENCGLLLRGTKREDVERGQVVAKPGSVTPHTNFEGTAYILSKDEGGRHNPFYTNYRPQFYFRTTDVTGVISLPEGTEMVMPGDTTDMSVELIQPIAMEEGLGFAIREGGRTVGAGTVTKIIK, translated from the coding sequence GTGGCTAAGGCCAAGTTCGAGCGGACTAAGCCGCACGTCAACATCGGAACCATCGGTCACGTCGACCACGGCAAGACGACGCTCACCGCGGCGATCTCCAAGGTGCTTGCTGACAAGTACCCGTCGGCGACCAACGTTCAGCGCGACTTCGCGTCGATCGACTCGGCTCCGGAAGAGCGTCAGCGTGGTATCACGATCAACATCTCGCACGTCGAGTACGAGACGCCGAAGCGCCACTACGCGCACGTTGACGCCCCGGGTCACGCCGACTACATCAAGAACATGATCACCGGTGCTGCTCAGATGGACGGCGCGATCCTCGTGGTCGCCGCCACCGACGGCCCGATGGCTCAGACCCGTGAGCACGTTCTGCTCGCCAAGCAGGTCGGCGTCCCCTACCTGCTCGTCGCGCTGAACAAGTCCGACATGGTGGACGACGAGGAGATCCTGGAGCTCGTCGAGCTCGAGGTTCGCGAGCTGCTCTCCAGCCAGGACTTCGATGGCGACAACGCCCCCGTCGTGCGCGTCTCGGGCCTCAAGGCTCTCGAGGGCGACGAGAAGTGGGTCCAGTCGGTCCTCGACCTCATGGACGCCGTCGACAACTCCATCCCCGACCCGGTGCGTGACAAGGACAAGCCGTTCCTCATGCCGATCGAGGACGTCTTCACCATCACCGGTCGTGGCACGGTCGTCACGGGCCGCGCCGAGCGTGGCACCCTGGCCATCAACTCCGAGGTCGAGATCGTCGGCATCCGCCCGACGCAGAAGACCACGGTCACGGGTATCGAGATGTTCCACAAGCAGCTCGACGAGGCCTGGGCCGGCGAGAACTGTGGTCTGCTCCTCCGCGGTACCAAGCGCGAGGACGTGGAGCGCGGCCAGGTCGTGGCGAAGCCGGGTTCTGTGACCCCGCACACCAACTTCGAGGGCACTGCCTACATCCTCTCGAAGGACGAGGGTGGCCGTCACAACCCCTTCTACACGAACTACCGTCCGCAGTTCTACTTCCGTACCACCGACGTCACCGGCGTCATCTCGCTGCCCGAGGGCACCGAGATGGTCATGCCCGGCGACACCACCGACATGTCGGTCGAGCTGATCCAGCCGATCGCCATGGAGGAGGGCCTCGGCTTCGCCATCCGTGAGGGTGGCCGCACCGTGGGCGCCGGTACGGTGACGAAGATCATCAAGTAA
- a CDS encoding WXG100 family type VII secretion target: MANMNVTYGEMTDAANRLIAGKDDITAKLHELQNLVNGLVNGGFVTDQASGAFHTSYEQFTKGTTEAVNGLDGMSQFLTKAADALQNVDSELAKGIGG, from the coding sequence ATGGCCAACATGAACGTCACGTACGGCGAGATGACCGATGCCGCCAACCGCCTCATCGCGGGCAAGGACGACATCACCGCGAAGCTCCACGAGCTGCAGAACCTGGTGAACGGGCTCGTGAACGGGGGCTTCGTCACCGACCAGGCGTCCGGCGCCTTCCACACCTCGTACGAGCAGTTCACCAAGGGCACCACCGAGGCGGTGAACGGACTCGACGGGATGTCGCAGTTCCTCACCAAGGCGGCCGACGCCCTGCAGAACGTCGACAGCGAGCTCGCCAAGGGCATCGGCGGCTGA
- the rplC gene encoding 50S ribosomal protein L3 — MSNADTKTSKGLLGKKLGMTQVWDENNKLIPVTVIEITPNVVTQVRTPEADGYNAVQIAYGQIDPRKVNKPSAGHFDKAGVTPRRHLTEVRTADAAEYAAGQELTVDGTFEVGQLVDVVGTSKGKGFAGVMKRHNFQGVSASHGAHRNHRKPGSIGASSTPSRVFKGMRMAGRMGGERVTVLNLKVQGIDAEKGLLLVKGAVPGARGRIVFVRNAVKGA, encoded by the coding sequence ATGTCCAACGCTGACACGAAGACTTCCAAGGGCCTCCTCGGCAAGAAGCTCGGAATGACCCAGGTCTGGGACGAGAACAACAAGCTCATCCCCGTGACCGTCATCGAGATCACGCCGAACGTCGTGACCCAGGTCCGCACCCCCGAGGCCGACGGCTACAACGCCGTCCAGATCGCGTACGGCCAGATCGACCCGCGCAAGGTCAACAAGCCGTCCGCCGGCCACTTCGACAAGGCGGGCGTCACCCCGCGTCGTCACCTCACCGAGGTCCGCACCGCCGACGCCGCCGAGTACGCGGCCGGCCAGGAGCTCACCGTCGACGGAACCTTCGAGGTCGGCCAGCTGGTCGACGTCGTCGGGACCTCGAAGGGTAAGGGCTTCGCCGGTGTGATGAAGCGCCACAACTTCCAGGGCGTCTCCGCTTCGCACGGTGCGCACCGCAACCACCGCAAGCCGGGCTCCATCGGCGCCTCCTCGACCCCGAGCCGTGTCTTCAAGGGCATGCGCATGGCCGGTCGCATGGGTGGCGAGCGCGTCACCGTCCTGAACCTCAAGGTGCAGGGCATCGACGCCGAGAAGGGCCTGCTGCTGGTCAAGGGCGCCGTTCCCGGCGCTCGTGGCCGCATCGTTTTCGTCCGCAACGCAGTGAAGGGGGCCTAA
- the rplW gene encoding 50S ribosomal protein L23, which translates to MAVNKDPRDVIIAPVVSEKSYGLIDEGKYTFLVDTRSNKTEIKLAIESIFKVEVASVNTLNRQGKTRRTRFGTGKRKDTKRAIVTLKSGSIDIFTAVG; encoded by the coding sequence ATGGCCGTCAACAAGGACCCGCGCGACGTCATCATCGCCCCGGTCGTCTCTGAGAAGAGCTACGGCCTGATCGACGAGGGCAAGTACACCTTCCTCGTCGACACGCGTTCGAACAAGACCGAGATCAAGCTCGCCATCGAGTCGATCTTCAAGGTCGAGGTCGCGTCGGTGAACACCCTGAACCGTCAGGGCAAGACCCGCCGCACCCGCTTCGGCACCGGCAAGCGCAAGGACACCAAGCGCGCCATCGTCACGCTGAAGTCCGGTTCCATCGACATCTTCACGGCCGTCGGCTGA
- the rpsG gene encoding 30S ribosomal protein S7 produces MPRKGPAPKRPVVADPVYGAPVVSQLVNKILLDGKKGLAERIVYDALEGVATKSGQDAVTTLKKALDNIRPTLEVRSRRVGGSTYQVPVEVKPHRANTLALRWLTSYAKGRREKTMTERLQNEILDASNGLGAAVKRREDTHKMAESNKAFAHYRW; encoded by the coding sequence ATGCCTCGCAAGGGTCCCGCTCCGAAGCGCCCCGTCGTCGCCGACCCCGTGTACGGCGCGCCGGTCGTCAGCCAGCTCGTCAACAAGATCCTCCTCGACGGCAAGAAGGGCCTCGCCGAGCGCATCGTCTACGACGCGCTCGAGGGTGTCGCCACCAAGTCCGGCCAGGACGCGGTCACCACGCTGAAGAAGGCTCTCGACAACATCCGTCCGACCCTCGAGGTCCGCTCCCGCCGTGTCGGTGGCTCGACCTACCAGGTGCCGGTCGAGGTCAAGCCGCACCGCGCGAACACGCTCGCGCTCCGCTGGCTCACCAGCTACGCCAAGGGTCGTCGCGAGAAGACGATGACCGAGCGTCTCCAGAACGAGATCCTGGACGCGTCCAACGGTCTCGGCGCCGCTGTCAAGCGTCGCGAGGACACGCACAAGATGGCCGAGTCGAACAAGGCCTTCGCCCACTACCGCTGGTAA
- the rplB gene encoding 50S ribosomal protein L2, with amino-acid sequence MAIRNYKPTTPGRRGSSVADFAEITRSTPEKSLLRPLSKTGGRNNQGRITTRHIGGGHKRQYRVIDFRRNDKDGVNAKVAHIEYDPNRTARIALLHFVDGTKRYILAPAGLKQGDVVESGAGADIKPGNNLPLRNIPTGTVVHAIELKPGGGAKLARSAGASVRLVAKDGPYAQLRLPSGEVRNVDARCRATVGEVGNAEQSNINWGKAGRMRWKGVRPTVRGVAMNPIDHPHGGGEGKTSGGRHPVSPWGQKEGRTRHPNKESDKLIVRRRNAGKKRK; translated from the coding sequence ATGGCAATTCGTAACTACAAGCCCACGACCCCCGGTCGTCGCGGCTCCTCGGTCGCCGACTTCGCCGAGATCACCCGCTCGACGCCGGAGAAGTCCCTTCTCCGTCCGCTGTCGAAGACCGGTGGCCGCAACAACCAGGGCCGCATCACGACCCGTCACATCGGTGGTGGCCACAAGCGCCAGTACCGCGTGATCGACTTCCGTCGCAACGACAAGGACGGCGTCAACGCCAAGGTCGCCCACATCGAGTACGACCCCAACCGCACGGCGCGCATCGCGCTGCTGCACTTCGTGGACGGCACCAAGCGCTACATCCTGGCGCCCGCCGGCCTGAAGCAGGGCGACGTCGTCGAGTCGGGTGCCGGCGCGGACATCAAGCCGGGCAACAACCTGCCGCTGCGCAACATCCCGACCGGTACCGTCGTGCACGCGATCGAGCTGAAGCCGGGCGGTGGCGCCAAGCTCGCCCGTTCGGCCGGTGCCTCGGTCCGCCTCGTCGCGAAGGACGGCCCCTACGCCCAGCTGCGCCTCCCCTCGGGTGAGGTCCGCAACGTCGACGCGCGCTGCCGCGCCACCGTCGGCGAGGTCGGCAACGCCGAGCAGTCGAACATCAACTGGGGCAAGGCCGGCCGCATGCGCTGGAAGGGCGTCCGCCCGACCGTGCGTGGTGTCGCGATGAACCCGATCGACCACCCGCACGGTGGTGGTGAGGGCAAGACCTCCGGTGGTCGCCACCCGGTCAGCCCGTGGGGTCAGAAGGAAGGCCGTACGCGCCACCCCAACAAGGAAAGCGACAAGCTCATCGTCCGCCGTCGCAACGCCGGCAAGAAGCGCAAGTAG
- the fusA gene encoding elongation factor G yields the protein MAQDVLTDLNKVRNIGIMAHIDAGKTTTTERILFYTGVNHKIGETHDGASTTDWMEQEKERGITITSAAVTCFWNKNQINIIDTPGHVDFTVEVERSLRVLDGAVAVFDAKEGVEPQSETVWRQADKYVVPRICFVNKMDKLGADFYFTVDTIISRLGAKPLVMQLPIGSESDFVGVVDLIEMRALVWPGDAKGDVTMGAKYEVQEIPADLQAKAEEYRAKLIETVAESDDVLLEKFFGGEEITVPEIKAAIRKLTVNNEIYPVLCGSAFKNRGVQPMLDAVIDYLPSPLDVPAIEAHNPRDEEQVILRHADATEPFSALAFKVAVHPFFGRLTYVRVYSGRIDSGAQVINSTKGKKERIGKIFQMHANKENPVDFVTAGNIYAVIGLKDTTTGDTLSDPDNQVVLESMTFPEPVIEVAIEPKTKADQEKLGTAIQKLAEEDPTFRTEQNQETGQTVIKGMGELHLDILVDRMKREFNVEANVGKPQVAYRETIRRTVEKYDYTHKKQTGGSGQFAKVQISLEPMEVTPETSYEFVNAVTGGRVPREYIPSVDAGIQDAMQVGVLAGFPTVGVKATLLDGAAHDVDSSEMAFKIAGSMAYKEAARKANPVLLEPLMAVEVRTPEEYMGDVIGDLNSRRGQIQSMEDASGVKVVRANVPLSEMFGYIGDLRSKTSGRAVYSMQFDSYAEVPKAVADEIVQKSKGE from the coding sequence GTGGCACAGGACGTGCTCACCGACCTGAACAAGGTCCGCAACATCGGCATCATGGCCCACATCGATGCCGGCAAGACCACTACGACCGAGCGCATCCTGTTCTACACGGGCGTCAACCACAAGATCGGCGAGACGCACGATGGCGCCTCGACCACCGACTGGATGGAGCAGGAGAAGGAGCGCGGCATCACCATCACGTCCGCGGCCGTGACCTGTTTCTGGAACAAGAACCAGATCAACATCATCGACACGCCCGGTCACGTGGACTTCACCGTCGAGGTGGAGCGTTCGCTCCGCGTCCTCGACGGCGCCGTCGCCGTGTTCGACGCGAAGGAGGGCGTCGAGCCCCAGTCGGAGACCGTGTGGCGTCAGGCCGACAAGTACGTCGTCCCGCGCATCTGCTTCGTCAACAAGATGGACAAGCTCGGCGCCGACTTCTACTTCACCGTCGACACCATCATCTCGCGCCTCGGCGCCAAGCCGCTGGTGATGCAGCTCCCGATCGGTTCCGAGTCCGACTTCGTCGGCGTCGTCGACCTGATCGAGATGCGTGCGCTGGTCTGGCCCGGCGACGCCAAGGGTGATGTCACCATGGGCGCCAAGTACGAGGTCCAGGAGATCCCCGCCGACCTCCAGGCCAAGGCCGAGGAGTACCGCGCGAAGCTCATCGAGACCGTCGCCGAGAGCGACGACGTGCTGCTCGAGAAGTTCTTCGGCGGCGAGGAGATCACCGTTCCGGAGATCAAGGCGGCCATCCGCAAGCTCACCGTGAACAACGAGATCTACCCGGTCCTGTGCGGTTCGGCGTTCAAGAACCGCGGTGTGCAGCCGATGCTCGACGCCGTGATCGACTACCTCCCGTCGCCGCTCGATGTGCCCGCCATCGAGGCGCACAACCCGCGCGACGAGGAGCAGGTCATCCTGCGCCACGCCGACGCCACCGAGCCGTTCTCCGCCCTGGCCTTCAAGGTCGCGGTGCACCCGTTCTTCGGTCGCCTCACCTACGTGCGCGTCTACTCGGGCCGCATCGACTCCGGCGCCCAGGTCATCAACTCGACCAAGGGCAAGAAGGAGCGCATCGGCAAGATCTTCCAGATGCACGCCAACAAGGAGAACCCGGTCGACTTCGTCACCGCCGGCAACATCTACGCGGTGATCGGCCTCAAGGACACCACCACCGGTGACACCCTGAGCGACCCGGACAACCAGGTCGTGCTCGAGTCGATGACCTTCCCGGAGCCGGTGATCGAGGTCGCCATCGAGCCGAAGACCAAGGCCGACCAGGAGAAGCTGGGCACCGCGATCCAGAAGCTGGCCGAAGAGGACCCGACGTTCCGCACCGAGCAGAACCAGGAGACCGGCCAGACCGTCATCAAGGGCATGGGCGAGCTCCACCTCGACATCCTCGTCGACCGCATGAAGCGCGAGTTCAACGTCGAGGCGAACGTCGGCAAGCCCCAGGTGGCCTACCGCGAGACCATCCGCCGCACGGTGGAGAAGTACGACTACACCCACAAGAAGCAGACCGGTGGTTCCGGTCAGTTCGCTAAGGTGCAGATCAGCCTGGAGCCCATGGAGGTCACCCCGGAGACCTCGTACGAGTTCGTGAACGCCGTCACCGGCGGTCGCGTCCCGCGCGAGTACATCCCCTCGGTGGACGCGGGAATCCAGGACGCGATGCAGGTCGGCGTTCTCGCCGGCTTCCCGACGGTGGGCGTCAAGGCGACGCTCCTCGACGGTGCAGCGCACGACGTCGACTCCTCGGAGATGGCGTTCAAGATCGCCGGCTCGATGGCCTACAAGGAGGCCGCTCGGAAGGCGAACCCGGTGCTCCTCGAGCCGCTCATGGCGGTCGAGGTGCGTACGCCGGAGGAGTACATGGGCGACGTCATCGGCGACCTGAACTCCCGTCGCGGGCAGATCCAGTCCATGGAGGACGCCAGCGGTGTCAAGGTGGTGCGTGCCAACGTCCCGCTGTCGGAGATGTTCGGTTACATCGGTGACCTGCGGTCGAAGACCTCGGGCCGCGCGGTGTACTCGATGCAGTTCGACAGCTACGCGGAGGTCCCGAAGGCTGTGGCCGACGAGATCGTCCAGAAGAGCAAGGGCGAGTGA
- a CDS encoding putative T7SS-secreted protein, giving the protein MSDKEFQPLTGDPDVLEAKARHYESIGEAIQRSVKELNKIHDLDGYKSQAVSKLQEMSKDTAEDINKAKDRYSKTANALITYAAQLREAQDDADKAIALIEQKQSAADAAHKAATTAHTDAQKAKPEDAATAGKSADKADDAARDANAALQAAHQAWYDARDKKNRAAEKAVDAIVDVVDHHNNGLKNPGFWDKVMDVIETIGDIAGVLAIFLSWVPILGQVLVVIALVASIIKLVDAVVKFANGEGTFLDIIGAAVGVALSLFGGRIFAFLGKAARIKALARAPRLVGGVRTSPNAMLKMQIGKRLMKSATKKLFEKPLNDVNPVKIWQAAGESAAGQRAAYKALVTDGADKAKAMRTLLGIDQNVVRAVSHDVGAREVNPLTVVAAYHQGTALINKGIELVNAPGKVDEIANKFDGGNHTDLPKIPSIDLQKFALGQADKYVPTYKSNNG; this is encoded by the coding sequence GTGAGCGACAAGGAGTTCCAGCCGCTGACCGGCGACCCCGACGTCCTGGAGGCGAAGGCCCGGCACTACGAGTCGATCGGCGAGGCGATCCAGCGCTCCGTGAAGGAGCTCAACAAGATCCACGACCTCGACGGCTACAAGTCCCAGGCCGTATCGAAGCTGCAGGAGATGTCGAAGGACACCGCAGAAGACATCAACAAGGCCAAGGACCGCTACTCGAAGACGGCGAACGCGCTGATCACGTACGCCGCCCAGTTGCGCGAGGCGCAGGACGACGCCGACAAGGCCATCGCGCTGATCGAGCAGAAGCAGAGCGCGGCGGATGCGGCGCACAAGGCGGCGACGACCGCCCACACCGACGCGCAGAAGGCGAAGCCGGAGGACGCCGCGACCGCGGGCAAGTCGGCCGACAAGGCCGACGATGCCGCCCGCGACGCCAACGCAGCCCTGCAGGCGGCGCACCAGGCCTGGTACGACGCCCGCGACAAGAAGAACCGCGCGGCCGAGAAGGCGGTCGACGCGATCGTCGACGTCGTCGACCACCACAACAACGGCCTGAAGAACCCGGGCTTCTGGGACAAGGTGATGGATGTCATCGAGACCATCGGCGACATCGCCGGGGTCCTGGCGATCTTCCTCTCCTGGGTTCCGATCCTCGGACAGGTGCTGGTCGTGATCGCGCTGGTCGCATCCATCATCAAGCTGGTCGATGCCGTCGTGAAGTTCGCGAACGGCGAGGGCACGTTCCTCGACATCATCGGAGCCGCCGTCGGCGTCGCGCTGAGCCTCTTCGGCGGACGCATCTTCGCGTTCCTCGGAAAGGCCGCGCGCATCAAGGCGCTGGCCCGTGCTCCGCGGCTGGTCGGCGGTGTGCGCACCAGCCCGAACGCCATGCTCAAGATGCAGATCGGCAAGCGCTTGATGAAGTCGGCGACGAAGAAGCTCTTCGAGAAGCCGCTCAACGACGTCAACCCGGTCAAGATCTGGCAGGCCGCCGGCGAGTCGGCCGCCGGCCAGCGCGCCGCGTACAAGGCCCTGGTGACGGATGGCGCCGACAAGGCGAAGGCGATGCGGACGCTGCTCGGCATCGACCAGAACGTCGTGCGGGCCGTCTCGCATGACGTCGGCGCCCGCGAGGTGAACCCGCTCACCGTCGTCGCCGCGTACCACCAGGGCACCGCGCTGATCAACAAGGGCATCGAGCTGGTCAACGCTCCGGGCAAGGTGGACGAGATCGCCAACAAGTTCGACGGCGGCAACCACACCGATCTGCCCAAGATCCCCAGCATCGACCTGCAGAAGTTCGCGCTCGGCCAGGCGGACAAGTATGTTCCGACCTACAAGAGCAACAACGGCTGA
- the rplD gene encoding 50S ribosomal protein L4: protein MATSIDVVDLKGKKAGSIELPDALFDVQTNIPLIHQVVTAQLAAARQGTHKTKGRGEVSGAGRKPFKQKGTGRARQGSIRAPQMTGGGIVHGPTPRSYAQRTPKKMIAAALLGALSDRARGSRLHAVQAFTTGDAPSTKAVVDLLSGIATSKHVLVVLERDDELAFKSVRNVPTVHVLTYDQLNAYDVLVSDDIVFSQAALEGFIAAKSNKEEVNA, encoded by the coding sequence ATGGCTACCTCGATTGACGTCGTCGACCTCAAGGGCAAGAAGGCCGGCTCCATCGAGCTTCCCGACGCCCTGTTCGACGTTCAGACCAACATCCCGCTGATCCACCAGGTCGTCACCGCCCAGCTCGCCGCGGCGCGCCAGGGCACGCACAAGACCAAGGGTCGTGGCGAGGTCTCCGGCGCCGGCCGCAAGCCGTTCAAGCAGAAGGGCACCGGTCGCGCCCGCCAGGGTTCCATCCGCGCACCGCAGATGACCGGTGGTGGCATCGTCCACGGACCGACGCCGCGCAGCTACGCTCAGCGCACCCCGAAGAAGATGATCGCCGCTGCTCTGCTCGGTGCCCTCTCGGACCGCGCCCGCGGCAGCCGCCTCCACGCCGTCCAGGCCTTCACGACCGGTGACGCTCCGTCCACCAAGGCCGTCGTCGACCTGCTGAGCGGCATCGCGACCTCGAAGCACGTCCTCGTCGTGCTCGAGCGTGACGACGAGCTCGCCTTCAAGAGCGTCCGCAACGTGCCGACCGTGCACGTGCTGACGTACGACCAGCTGAACGCCTACGACGTCCTGGTGAGCGACGACATCGTCTTCTCGCAGGCGGCGCTCGAGGGCTTCATCGCCGCCAAGAGCAACAAGGAAGAGGTGAACGCGTAA